In Candidatus Kapaibacterium sp., one genomic interval encodes:
- a CDS encoding thiamine pyrophosphate-dependent enzyme, whose amino-acid sequence MKIHSEKELTQFAKNVRQHILKMSTNGGCFAGASLSMVELVTYLYNNYMNISKELLVSDERDFLFLSKGHAVPALYGAFAELGWLDAARFNNHLKIKDDIYWHPNTNIPGIEFHSGSLGHALPISVGVALSLKIDKINNKVIVILGDGELNEGSNWEAVMVAASKNLDNLIIIIDRNKFQANLQTEHLLPIEPIADKFLAFNCGVRRINGHSFEEIRQSLDDVPYSYGKPSVIIADTIRGKGIKEWENQADKWFCNISNDEYQAFKKEIA is encoded by the coding sequence TTGAAAATTCACAGCGAAAAAGAATTGACTCAATTCGCGAAAAATGTACGCCAACACATTCTCAAGATGTCCACGAACGGAGGATGCTTTGCCGGCGCTTCACTTTCGATGGTTGAGCTCGTTACGTACTTGTACAATAACTACATGAATATCAGCAAGGAATTGCTTGTCTCAGATGAGCGGGATTTTTTATTCCTTTCCAAGGGTCATGCGGTTCCGGCGCTCTATGGGGCATTTGCGGAACTTGGCTGGCTTGATGCGGCAAGATTTAATAATCATTTAAAAATAAAAGATGACATTTATTGGCATCCGAACACGAATATCCCGGGAATTGAATTCCATTCCGGTTCACTCGGTCATGCTTTGCCAATTTCGGTTGGAGTTGCATTGTCATTGAAAATTGACAAAATAAATAATAAAGTCATTGTCATACTCGGAGACGGCGAATTAAACGAGGGTTCCAATTGGGAAGCCGTAATGGTAGCAGCATCGAAAAATCTTGACAATTTAATTATAATAATTGACCGAAATAAATTTCAAGCAAATCTCCAAACCGAACATTTGTTGCCAATCGAGCCTATAGCTGATAAATTTTTAGCATTCAATTGCGGTGTCAGACGAATTAACGGGCACTCATTCGAGGAAATCAGACAATCACTTGATGACGTGCCTTATTCCTACGGCAAACCAAGTGTAATAATCGCTGATACGATAAGAGGAAAGGGAATTAAAGAGTGGGAAAATCAAGCGGACAAGTGGTTTTGCAACATTAGCAACGATGAATATCAAGCGTTTAAGAAGGAGATTGCATGA
- a CDS encoding N-acetylneuraminate synthase family protein, with the protein MSNTERFVNVGEKSIGDGFPAYVIAEIGINHNGSVELAKKMIAGASAAGVDAVKFQKRTPELCVPKDQWNIERDTPWGRMTYIDYRHKVEFGIDEYDEIDKFCKSHGISWLASCWDESAVDFINQYDVPFFKVPSACLTDHELIMRTKATGKPVMISTGMSTIEEIETTINLMGFEKLMVAHATSTYPCKVSELNLNVIKAYRENYPNTPIGYSGHEVGLSPTWAAVTLGANFVERHITLDRSMWGTDQAASVEIGGFIRLVQNIRDIEQALGDGVKRVYESEMSSRIKLRRVN; encoded by the coding sequence ATGAGTAATACAGAAAGATTTGTAAATGTCGGTGAAAAAAGCATCGGCGATGGATTTCCGGCATATGTAATAGCCGAAATCGGAATCAACCACAATGGTTCGGTGGAATTAGCGAAAAAGATGATAGCAGGAGCTTCGGCAGCGGGCGTTGATGCCGTTAAATTCCAAAAACGCACTCCTGAACTATGCGTTCCGAAAGACCAATGGAATATCGAACGCGACACTCCTTGGGGCAGAATGACCTACATTGATTATCGCCATAAGGTCGAATTCGGCATTGATGAATATGACGAGATTGATAAATTCTGCAAATCGCATGGTATCTCATGGCTTGCATCGTGTTGGGATGAATCAGCAGTTGATTTCATCAATCAATATGATGTGCCATTTTTTAAGGTTCCCTCTGCATGTCTGACTGACCACGAGCTAATTATGAGAACAAAAGCAACCGGCAAACCTGTGATGATTTCTACAGGAATGTCAACAATTGAAGAAATTGAAACCACAATTAATTTAATGGGATTTGAAAAATTGATGGTTGCTCATGCCACTTCTACTTACCCATGTAAAGTGTCGGAATTGAACTTGAATGTAATCAAAGCATATCGTGAAAATTACCCAAATACGCCAATTGGTTACTCGGGACATGAAGTTGGGCTTTCACCGACTTGGGCTGCAGTAACTTTGGGAGCGAATTTCGTGGAGCGACATATCACATTAGACCGCTCAATGTGGGGCACAGACCAAGCCGCATCCGTCGAAATCGGTGGCTTCATCAGGCTTGTCCAAAATATTCGCGACATCGAGCAAGCTTTGGGTGATGGCGTTAAAAGAGTTTATGAAAGCGAGATGTCCTCGAGAATTAAGCTGAGAAGGGTTAACTAA
- a CDS encoding metallophosphoesterase family protein → MKNEIHYSRILERLYNRVEQIEITDTDKFVIFSDFHLGNRGRKDDFLHNSELFIKVLREHYLEKGYKLILNGDIEDLYRFDINTIAKSWSDLFEIFNEFNRKGNLYKIVGNHDYLLYKQRKPEINRKILQGLKLKYKDNDIFIYHGHQISNFIETFNLLSLYLIKYIVTPLGIHNNTVSINSIKKFKTEIRAYNFSAEKKIISIIGHTHRPLFESMSKIDALNMLIEKYLRLLHKTAEENKEFITHKISQLRTEFDNLRQNGENYFLKSGIYGDELLVPCLFNSGAGIGKRGMTALEIKKGKIHLVYWFDSNKSKRYLNYDNVKSKQFKDTQYFKAILKKESLDYIFSRIKLLA, encoded by the coding sequence ATGAAAAATGAAATTCATTATTCGCGTATATTAGAGCGGCTTTACAATAGAGTAGAACAGATTGAAATTACTGACACGGATAAATTTGTAATCTTCAGCGACTTTCATCTTGGAAATCGTGGCAGGAAGGACGATTTCTTGCATAATTCGGAGCTTTTCATCAAAGTGCTGAGAGAACATTATCTCGAAAAAGGTTATAAATTAATTTTAAACGGTGATATCGAGGATTTATACAGATTCGACATCAATACAATCGCCAAATCTTGGAGCGATTTGTTTGAAATCTTCAACGAATTCAACAGAAAAGGGAATTTGTATAAAATTGTCGGCAATCATGATTACCTGCTCTATAAACAACGCAAACCGGAGATTAACAGAAAAATTCTCCAAGGTTTAAAATTGAAATACAAGGATAATGATATTTTTATTTATCACGGGCACCAAATTTCAAATTTCATAGAGACATTCAACCTTTTGAGCTTATATTTGATTAAATATATTGTTACTCCTTTGGGAATTCACAATAACACTGTTTCGATTAATAGCATAAAAAAATTCAAAACAGAAATTCGTGCCTATAATTTTTCAGCCGAAAAGAAGATTATATCTATTATCGGACATACTCACAGACCACTTTTCGAATCAATGTCGAAAATTGATGCACTCAACATGCTGATTGAAAAATATCTACGATTATTGCACAAAACGGCTGAAGAGAACAAAGAGTTCATCACGCATAAAATTTCACAGTTGCGAACAGAATTCGATAACCTTCGTCAAAATGGCGAAAATTATTTTCTGAAAAGCGGAATTTACGGCGATGAATTGCTTGTTCCATGCTTATTCAATTCGGGAGCCGGCATTGGCAAACGCGGAATGACGGCTCTCGAAATCAAAAAAGGGAAGATTCATTTGGTGTATTGGTTTGATTCGAACAAAAGTAAACGATATTTGAACTATGACAACGTGAAGAGCAAGCAATTTAAAGACACACAGTATTTCAAAGCAATACTAAAAAAAGAGAGTCTCGATTATATTTTCAGTCGGATAAAACTTTTAGCATAA
- a CDS encoding aminotransferase class III-fold pyridoxal phosphate-dependent enzyme: MANTVGLNDNFPKIEKSKELLARAEKLIPARTQTLAKGPGQHVRGIAPHYLQRGSGAHVWDVDGNEYIDYTMGVGPLSLGYCYPSVDQAIKEQLESGITFSLMHPLEVEVAELISSIIPNAEAVRYSKTGCDVTTAAIRLARAFTGKNKVLCCGYHGWHDWYIAVTDRNKGIPQEITDLTYTFAYNDIDSVLNSIDEDTAAIILEPVVFEEPRDNFLHKLREICTEKGIVLIFDEMWTGFRMAMGGAQEYFGIKADLAVFSKAVANGMPLSILTGRADIMQLLDKDVFFFTTFGGEALSLAAAKATIEEMQRKDVIASLHNKGTILKNGIKSMIHEIGIDYVGISGYPFRTMLTFDAKAGNPLIMKSFMQQEFLKRGILWSGFHNMSYSHSDEDIAYTLKAYSEVLVMLKEAIETDSLEKSLLGTPIEPVFRRVGNFNIKPKN; this comes from the coding sequence ATGGCTAACACAGTAGGATTGAACGATAATTTCCCGAAAATTGAAAAATCCAAGGAATTGCTTGCACGAGCTGAGAAATTAATTCCTGCAAGAACGCAAACTTTGGCAAAAGGACCCGGGCAACACGTACGCGGAATTGCACCTCACTATTTGCAGCGAGGCTCCGGTGCTCACGTTTGGGATGTTGATGGCAATGAATATATTGATTATACTATGGGCGTCGGACCTTTATCGCTCGGATATTGCTACCCAAGTGTTGACCAAGCGATTAAAGAGCAGCTCGAAAGTGGAATTACATTCTCGCTGATGCACCCATTGGAAGTTGAAGTTGCTGAATTAATTTCATCAATTATCCCTAATGCAGAAGCAGTGCGATATAGCAAGACGGGATGCGACGTTACGACCGCTGCTATTCGGTTAGCAAGAGCTTTCACAGGGAAAAACAAAGTGCTATGTTGTGGATATCACGGTTGGCATGATTGGTATATCGCCGTTACAGACCGCAACAAAGGCATTCCGCAGGAAATCACAGATTTGACATATACTTTTGCTTATAATGACATTGATAGCGTTTTGAATTCAATTGATGAAGATACTGCCGCAATCATTCTCGAACCCGTTGTTTTCGAGGAGCCGCGAGATAATTTTCTTCATAAATTACGCGAAATATGCACAGAAAAGGGAATTGTCCTAATTTTCGATGAAATGTGGACGGGTTTCCGAATGGCTATGGGTGGTGCACAAGAATATTTTGGAATAAAAGCGGATTTGGCTGTATTTTCCAAAGCAGTTGCTAACGGAATGCCCTTGTCAATTCTCACCGGGCGAGCCGATATTATGCAATTGCTCGATAAAGATGTATTTTTCTTTACGACTTTTGGTGGCGAAGCATTGTCATTGGCAGCAGCTAAAGCCACAATAGAAGAAATGCAACGAAAAGATGTAATTGCATCTTTGCATAATAAAGGCACAATTCTCAAAAACGGTATCAAATCAATGATTCATGAGATTGGAATTGATTATGTAGGAATTAGCGGCTATCCGTTCAGAACAATGCTTACGTTCGATGCAAAAGCCGGAAATCCATTAATTATGAAATCATTCATGCAACAAGAGTTCCTGAAACGTGGCATTTTGTGGTCAGGATTTCACAATATGTCTTATTCACATTCCGATGAAGATATTGCATATACTTTGAAAGCATATTCCGAAGTCTTAGTAATGCTCAAAGAGGCAATTGAAACCGATAGTCTCGAAAAAAGTTTACTCGGAACTCCAATCGAGCCTGTTTTCAGAAGAGTTGGCAATTTTAACATCAAACCGAAGAACTAA
- a CDS encoding transketolase: protein MNSEITNYEQLIYQLCQKDPSLVVMTAENRAAIRNIPGMLGERFVDVGICEMTLAGAAAGMALRGKKPIIHALAMFLTGRAFEFVRTDIGYPKLPVKLVGYIPGILSTANGATHQAVDDVGLMMGIPGMNVFAPADIDDLLLCLPQIIASDEPYYIRYTDNPKIINHKTQFEIGKAEQIKDGINVTIFSYGPMLKQGLLASKKLEELGISVRLFNLRTVKPIDTEAILNAAHETQLIVTLEDHFESNGLYSAVCQILNRNKLFCPVLPMGLKDKYFKPAHNIDDILLHEGLAGSLIANRIYDEFKRSR from the coding sequence ATGAATTCGGAAATAACAAACTATGAGCAATTGATTTATCAATTGTGCCAAAAAGACCCGTCGCTAGTTGTGATGACAGCTGAAAACAGAGCCGCAATTCGCAATATTCCGGGGATGTTAGGCGAACGCTTTGTTGATGTCGGGATATGCGAAATGACATTAGCAGGAGCTGCCGCAGGAATGGCACTCAGAGGCAAAAAACCAATAATTCATGCCTTAGCAATGTTTTTAACGGGCAGAGCTTTCGAATTTGTTCGTACAGATATTGGCTACCCGAAGTTGCCCGTCAAACTTGTAGGCTACATTCCCGGAATATTGTCCACGGCAAATGGCGCTACTCATCAAGCAGTTGATGATGTGGGTTTGATGATGGGCATCCCCGGCATGAATGTATTCGCACCGGCTGATATTGATGATTTGTTGCTCTGTTTGCCGCAAATTATCGCAAGCGATGAGCCTTACTACATTCGCTATACCGATAATCCAAAAATAATCAACCACAAAACACAATTTGAAATTGGCAAAGCCGAGCAAATTAAAGATGGAATCAATGTTACAATATTCAGCTATGGACCAATGCTCAAGCAAGGGCTACTCGCTTCCAAAAAACTCGAAGAATTAGGAATTTCGGTCAGACTTTTCAATTTGAGAACCGTTAAGCCAATTGATACTGAAGCGATTTTGAATGCCGCACATGAAACCCAACTTATAGTCACTCTCGAAGACCATTTCGAATCCAACGGCTTGTATTCAGCAGTTTGCCAAATCTTAAATCGCAATAAATTATTTTGTCCGGTATTGCCGATGGGATTGAAGGATAAATACTTCAAACCTGCCCATAATATTGATGATATTTTATTGCACGAAGGTTTAGCGGGAAGTTTGATAGCGAACAGGATTTACGATGAATTCAAAAGGAGCAGATAA
- the rsmA gene encoding 16S rRNA (adenine(1518)-N(6)/adenine(1519)-N(6))-dimethyltransferase RsmA, producing the protein MEKVKPKKSFGQNFLTDKNISQKIVSLLDVSQDDIVVEIGPGMGALTEILLENQIKLVAVELDEHAISYLREKFKADKFPNLKILHQSILDFDFNRIYKQFGNKKIRVIGNIPYNISTEILFKLLENRDIIKKIVLTVQKEVGQRITSQEGSRIYGITSIAAWMLSSPMYHFDIASGSFYPAPKVTSGVISLTLNKQVEQDYYDDFMKFVKTLFNQRRKMISNSIKNYISKDRLAQLAPSIEHILSKRPEQLSLTELVNLFDKIREQRND; encoded by the coding sequence TTGGAAAAGGTAAAGCCCAAAAAATCATTCGGTCAAAATTTCCTTACTGATAAAAATATTTCCCAAAAAATCGTATCTCTCCTCGATGTATCCCAAGATGATATTGTCGTCGAAATCGGTCCGGGAATGGGAGCTCTGACTGAAATACTCTTAGAAAATCAAATCAAATTAGTCGCTGTCGAGCTTGATGAGCATGCTATTTCATATTTACGCGAAAAATTCAAAGCCGATAAATTCCCAAATTTGAAAATCTTGCACCAAAGCATTCTCGATTTTGATTTTAATAGAATTTATAAGCAATTTGGGAACAAAAAAATTAGAGTTATCGGCAATATTCCATACAATATATCTACCGAAATTTTGTTTAAATTGCTTGAAAACAGAGATATTATCAAGAAAATTGTGTTGACTGTGCAAAAGGAAGTTGGGCAACGAATTACGTCGCAAGAAGGAAGCAGAATTTATGGTATCACTTCAATTGCTGCATGGATGTTGAGCTCTCCGATGTATCATTTTGATATTGCTTCGGGAAGTTTCTATCCTGCACCAAAGGTTACATCAGGCGTTATTTCACTTACATTGAATAAGCAAGTTGAGCAAGATTACTACGATGATTTCATGAAATTTGTAAAAACTTTGTTCAATCAACGTCGCAAAATGATTTCAAATTCCATCAAAAATTATATTTCCAAAGATAGGCTCGCTCAACTCGCTCCTTCGATTGAGCATATTTTGAGCAAACGACCGGAACAGCTTTCGCTAACCGAACTTGTAAACTTATTTGATAAAATCAGAGAGCAACGCAATGATTGA
- a CDS encoding TonB-dependent receptor plug domain-containing protein, producing MLIAFVLLSPNLQSQTDADSTDVRDYRDSIIRVPNHRHGKMFMLDSAVATSITKRDFQYVNYTGLSDILSSKSDFYPLSLGSYGLFNHFMVDGSLPSAISFASNGRPMIDVGYGNFNPEQIAPEFLESIEIFYGSKASIFGDNSPGVFVNIQEVRHNTQKPFTKIWIAQGGADFLAADGIISQNFHPEWNFTFGFRNVNADGRFSNSWVNSWNTRILLRWSPDDSTSFTFTETFTNHGHGNSGGINTHFEQDYYDEISSRPLFDGLNERVFRHDLNLSFSKIFPTNSAVTLTAYYSHADYERSSGRNFSFGVADTSRQIYTNGFHYYGISGRYEQKLFGFMNFKTGGYFDRRQADESYIHGEVKGVSFAGFGHLAFNLSDYLVLSGGTRLFTLYENVGVAIGANLLMKMSERSTLEFDVSRANRLPHPAEGLNLLSEEHYTAFALFNHKFGESTNFRLKAFGKRINDFIATQVSITGRDTLSGLNISNAGSVEMLGLQSTIDFKVGEAFTVLMRLWSYPMASGDYKDRFPLVYGGVRFFYTYSPGRSILRVGLDLKASSGGSSYSYMPLSRTYYNSDFESGFAPHGLDAFIEIKIGTAYFKGTFMNLLSSNYHQVALYPDLTRNFRMSINWAFLE from the coding sequence ATGCTAATAGCATTTGTTCTACTATCGCCAAATTTGCAATCACAGACGGATGCTGATTCAACCGATGTTCGCGACTATCGTGATTCGATAATACGAGTGCCGAACCATAGGCACGGAAAAATGTTCATGCTGGATTCGGCTGTGGCTACAAGCATTACCAAACGTGATTTCCAATATGTTAATTACACCGGATTGAGCGATATTTTGAGCAGCAAAAGCGATTTCTATCCTCTTTCGCTCGGCTCTTACGGTTTGTTCAATCATTTCATGGTTGATGGCAGTTTGCCGTCTGCAATTTCATTTGCATCGAATGGCAGACCAATGATTGATGTTGGATATGGCAATTTCAATCCTGAGCAAATTGCGCCGGAATTTTTGGAAAGTATCGAAATATTCTATGGCTCGAAGGCTTCTATTTTTGGTGATAATTCTCCGGGAGTATTTGTAAATATTCAAGAAGTTCGCCACAACACACAAAAACCTTTCACAAAGATTTGGATTGCACAAGGTGGTGCCGATTTTTTGGCAGCAGACGGAATTATCTCGCAAAATTTTCATCCCGAATGGAATTTCACTTTTGGGTTTAGGAATGTAAATGCTGATGGGCGATTTTCCAACTCTTGGGTCAATTCCTGGAATACGAGAATATTATTGCGTTGGAGCCCCGATGATTCGACTTCATTTACTTTTACCGAAACTTTTACAAATCATGGTCACGGAAACAGCGGTGGAATCAATACACATTTTGAACAAGATTACTACGACGAGATATCCTCACGTCCTTTGTTCGACGGGCTGAATGAGAGAGTTTTCCGTCACGATTTGAATCTTTCATTTTCCAAAATTTTTCCGACAAATTCAGCAGTTACATTGACTGCGTACTATTCACACGCTGATTATGAGCGCTCGTCCGGCAGAAATTTCAGTTTCGGAGTTGCCGATACCAGTCGCCAAATTTATACAAACGGATTTCATTATTACGGCATTTCGGGCAGATACGAACAAAAGCTTTTCGGATTTATGAATTTCAAAACCGGGGGATACTTCGACAGACGCCAAGCCGACGAATCGTATATTCACGGTGAAGTCAAGGGCGTTTCATTTGCGGGATTCGGGCATTTGGCTTTCAATCTTTCAGATTATTTAGTGCTTTCCGGTGGTACAAGGCTGTTTACATTGTATGAAAATGTGGGTGTAGCAATCGGAGCCAATTTGCTGATGAAAATGTCGGAAAGAAGCACACTTGAATTTGATGTATCGCGTGCTAATCGTCTTCCCCACCCTGCCGAAGGATTAAATTTGCTGAGCGAAGAGCATTATACTGCATTTGCATTGTTTAATCATAAGTTTGGAGAATCTACAAACTTCAGGCTCAAAGCATTTGGCAAAAGAATCAACGATTTCATTGCGACGCAAGTGTCAATCACAGGCAGAGACACATTATCCGGGCTTAACATTAGCAATGCCGGTAGCGTAGAAATGTTGGGTTTGCAGAGCACTATTGATTTCAAAGTAGGCGAAGCGTTCACTGTGTTGATGCGATTGTGGAGCTATCCAATGGCATCAGGAGATTATAAAGACAGATTCCCACTTGTCTATGGTGGTGTGCGATTCTTCTACACTTATTCGCCGGGAAGAAGTATTTTGAGAGTCGGACTTGATTTAAAAGCATCGAGTGGCGGCTCAAGCTATTCCTACATGCCATTGAGCCGGACTTATTATAATTCGGATTTCGAGTCGGGCTTCGCTCCACATGGATTGGATGCCTTTATCGAAATAAAAATCGGGACGGCATATTTCAAAGGCACATTTATGAATTTACTATCATCAAATTATCATCAAGTCGCTCTGTATCCTGATTTGACAAGAAATTTCAGGATGAGTATCAATTGGGCGTTTTTGGAATAA
- a CDS encoding phosphatase PAP2 family protein — MIDKIKEPLLQFNLREILKMSDIYSLAILCIYTVLAIIFSPYIDGSITLIYINIIIMAGIISIATIDEKFQAGRLFMLFRRVYIAPLIFIIYDQIQNYIPMINPNLYDLTLIAWDMALFGVNPTEWIYQFASPALTEFMQSSYMLYFFMPLAHGIELHLKREDKKLGEFSRIILFAFYTSYLLYFIMPAIGPRFFIHDFFAMSTELPGLYLTEFFRNVVNSGGGIPAGAMNPADYVNRDCMPSGHTMVTLVNIYVVFRNKSIFRYPILIFGLSLIVSTVYLRYHYVVDVIAGVILAVIAIYIEPKVRLFVKEKLNFKKA; from the coding sequence ATGATTGACAAAATCAAAGAGCCGCTACTGCAATTCAATTTGAGAGAAATCCTCAAAATGTCCGACATATATTCCTTGGCAATTTTGTGCATTTATACTGTTCTTGCCATAATTTTTTCTCCGTATATAGATGGCTCAATCACCTTAATTTATATCAACATCATTATAATGGCAGGAATAATTTCGATTGCGACTATTGACGAGAAATTCCAAGCCGGCAGATTGTTCATGTTGTTCAGACGCGTTTATATAGCACCTTTGATTTTCATCATCTACGACCAAATCCAGAATTATATTCCAATGATAAATCCCAATTTGTACGATTTGACTTTGATTGCTTGGGACATGGCTCTTTTTGGTGTCAATCCTACCGAATGGATTTATCAATTTGCGTCTCCGGCATTGACCGAATTCATGCAATCGAGTTATATGCTTTACTTTTTTATGCCTTTGGCGCACGGAATTGAATTGCATCTAAAACGCGAAGACAAAAAATTGGGCGAATTCTCGCGAATAATCTTGTTTGCTTTTTACACGTCATATTTGCTGTATTTCATTATGCCGGCGATTGGACCACGATTTTTCATTCATGACTTTTTCGCAATGAGTACGGAATTACCCGGTTTGTACCTCACAGAATTTTTCCGCAATGTGGTTAATAGCGGAGGTGGAATTCCTGCCGGAGCAATGAATCCTGCCGATTATGTCAACCGTGATTGTATGCCGAGCGGGCATACGATGGTTACATTAGTTAATATCTATGTTGTATTTCGGAATAAGTCAATTTTCCGCTACCCGATTTTAATTTTTGGGCTCTCATTGATTGTGTCAACTGTTTATTTACGCTATCATTACGTGGTGGATGTAATTGCAGGGGTAATACTTGCAGTAATTGCAATTTACATCGAGCCGAAAGTACGATTATTTGTAAAAGAGAAATTGAACTTCAAAAAAGCCTGA
- a CDS encoding SDR family oxidoreductase: protein MEIFSLKGKVAIVTGATGLIGRYHCKALSEAGANVVATDVDIEKCIELSETLPTKSIGIACDITQKSELYSLLSDTISMFGKVDILVNNAAINDMMENPLNSLDESKFENYSLEFFRKIVDVNVTGMFLTSQVIGSEMAENKSGSIINIASTYGIVAPDQSLYLDKEGIRKMYKSPAYPTTKGAVISFTKYLAAYWGKCGVRVNALSPGGVENSQDEFFIQKYSERTPLGRMAQPDEYMGGLVFLASEASSYMTGANLIIDGGWTIW from the coding sequence ATGGAAATATTTTCATTAAAAGGAAAGGTTGCAATTGTAACCGGAGCTACGGGTTTAATCGGACGTTATCATTGCAAAGCTTTATCGGAAGCGGGTGCAAACGTAGTTGCAACAGACGTGGATATCGAAAAGTGCATCGAATTATCCGAAACTTTGCCGACAAAATCAATTGGAATTGCTTGCGATATCACCCAAAAAAGTGAGCTATATTCATTGCTTTCCGACACAATCAGTATGTTCGGAAAAGTGGATATACTTGTCAATAATGCCGCCATTAACGATATGATGGAAAATCCTCTGAATTCGTTAGATGAATCAAAATTTGAAAATTACAGCTTAGAATTTTTCAGAAAAATCGTGGATGTCAACGTTACGGGCATGTTTCTGACTTCGCAAGTGATTGGCAGTGAAATGGCGGAAAACAAAAGCGGAAGCATAATAAATATTGCTTCAACTTATGGGATTGTTGCGCCCGACCAATCTTTGTACTTGGATAAAGAGGGCATTCGCAAAATGTACAAATCTCCCGCCTACCCCACAACAAAAGGTGCTGTGATATCATTCACCAAGTATTTGGCAGCGTATTGGGGGAAATGCGGAGTCCGTGTGAATGCACTTTCGCCCGGTGGAGTTGAAAATAGCCAAGATGAATTCTTCATCCAAAAATACTCAGAACGAACACCTCTCGGGCGAATGGCTCAACCCGATGAATATATGGGTGGGCTTGTTTTTTTGGCATCTGAAGCCTCTTCTTACATGACAGGCGCCAATCTCATTATAGATGGCGGCTGGACAATTTGGTAA
- a CDS encoding HIT domain-containing protein, protein MERLWSPWRAKYIDSFKEQKEHDDECFFCTAVSDSEHAREHLVLHSSKHAIVMMNKFPYNNGHLLVAPKIHTNDLLSLPDEVFADVSSLTRKCVSVLKEVYSPQGFNIGANLGRAAGAGVPSHLHYHVLPRWNGDTNFLLVISEVKVISEDINETYEKLFVHCSRW, encoded by the coding sequence TTGGAAAGGCTGTGGTCACCTTGGAGAGCCAAATATATTGATTCATTTAAGGAACAAAAGGAACACGACGATGAATGTTTCTTTTGCACCGCTGTTAGCGATTCCGAACATGCTCGCGAGCATCTTGTATTGCATAGTTCCAAACATGCAATTGTGATGATGAATAAATTCCCCTACAATAATGGTCACCTATTGGTAGCTCCCAAAATTCATACAAATGACTTGCTTTCTTTACCCGATGAAGTTTTTGCTGATGTTTCGTCTCTTACACGAAAGTGCGTTAGTGTATTGAAGGAAGTTTACTCTCCTCAGGGCTTTAATATTGGGGCAAACCTCGGTAGAGCTGCCGGAGCAGGTGTTCCGTCACATTTGCATTATCACGTCTTGCCCCGTTGGAACGGCGATACTAATTTTTTGCTTGTAATTTCCGAAGTGAAAGTGATTTCGGAGGATATCAACGAAACATACGAAAAATTGTTCGTACATTGTTCGCGGTGGTAA